In the genome of Candoia aspera isolate rCanAsp1 chromosome 4, rCanAsp1.hap2, whole genome shotgun sequence, the window tcaCCAAGTCTTAAGACGAGTTCTTGATAATTTGACCTTTTTTGGTGTGTGGGTAGACAAAACATAAGAACATAAatagtgccctgctggatcagagccCCAGTCtacctagtccagcagtctgttctcccagcagccaaccaactgcacagggAAGCCTTCAAGTCTCCCCGAAGATGGTCTTCAGagacagtcacactgccatcaagatCCCCATGACGTCCATGGAGTAATCATGAAGGGGTAGTCCGATGCAATTCCTTATCTTTAAGTGGTGAAAATGTTGAATATAGTTGCTAAACCAGTGACAGTAATGTCTCTGCAGTCAGAACTATTCATCTCTTTTTTGCTTGTAAGGAATGTAGTGATGAAGTGGTGAAGGTGACTTTTACTGtccactttgtatttttttttccattaaaaaaaaataaggacaatGTCATTATGTTAAGCTTAGCatgcagactttttttaaaaaaataaataaattgagaaaataaaataaaataacttaacCAGAAATGTAATTATAACTTCACATCTGATCAGTTATTGTACCTTGATTCTAATACTAAATTTATTTCCTGTGTAGATATAAGGTTATATAGTTTAGAATGGAGAAGAAGAAATGGGGGAGGATCATACTGAGACAAAGTAGTATATTTCCTATTATCATCATTGTCAATGAAAATGACACACAATTAAACTATCTTGCTCATTTTGCCTGTCTATGGTTGTCTTCAACATTAGAAGAGATTAATCAATATAATATTCCTTGCAGTCCTCATATTTTTTCGCAGGGCAGAGTTTCTAAGACCTACAAACATAGATTGAATAAAACTGGAGGAGAAGGTGCTTCCTCTTTATGCCAATCATTTCAACAATTTCATACATTGGCTAAAAACAGAGGCAAAAACCTGGTGATTGATTTTGGATAAGATCTTGGATTCTATGTGGACTAAGGCTAGTTTTTATAATAAAGTTGGGTCAACTTATCTAGTAAAGCACACATATAAATGATTTCTTGATTATATTCCAACTCTGGCATGCTATATATTGGCCTGACAATAATGCTAGATGGAGAGAAAGCAAATGAGACAAGTATCACAAAATGTATCCTCTGAGTTTGGgcagccttttcttttccttctcttcttagagatacacacacacacacacacacagagtatgtgtgtgtgtgtgtgtgtgtgtgtgtgtgtacacacatacacattgtgtgtgtgtgtgtgtgtgtacacacatacacatacatacacacacatatttacatatacatatgcagtgtgtgtgtgtatgtaggtatgtgtatacatatatatacacatacacagtatgtatgtgtatatatacactcacacacacacatacatatacagtgtGTTTGTCTATACCCAGTATGTAAGtaggtttgtgtatgtgtgtctgtctgtctgtaagtatatatacatatatatatatatcaaaaataGAAAGAActaataatacaaactaaagtaaaacaagaaaaaagaaagagaataattAATGTAAAAATCTTTGGGCTGGGAGATTGATTGCATCTTTCAGCTTCCTCAGAAAATTGGAAGATCTGTAGTAAATCTTACTGGACCCCTTTGAAATGCATAGGGAAGATATTTTAGGGACAAATATTTTGACAGCTGAGAATGTTTCAGTGTGTACCAAATGCTTGTGAATGCTGGCACATCTACGAATCTGACAATCACTTATGGCAGGTAAGGCCCAAAATACCTTTCCTGAAATTGGAATATTCAGAGATGAATAATCTTATATATTTCATTAAGTAATAATATGGTTTGTAAAGTTTTTGCTCACTGTGATGTATGATCTTAATCAAGGTGTGGCTTCTGGGATAGACACTTGACCTGACTGGCTCTCTTAGTCCAAAACTTTGGGTGAAGAACGGCAACAAAAGTCTGAGTCTGCATTCTTAATTTTGGTCAGTGTGCCAAATCATTCTCATACCCATGTTTTTGGGGTTGGCCTTCAGTgaaactttttcttaaaaaaatattgacaatTATCTTGCTTTCTCATGTAGAAAGCAGGGCCTTCCGTCATCTCACTGGTGTTTTGGAGAGCCTGATCTTCTGTATGCAGACTTGGCTACCTGGGGAAATGCTAATTGCTCAAGGAAACTGATTAGGGTTGAGACAAGTATTTCTTCACCTTGCACTAAATTCACTAAGAAACTCCATTCATCATTCCCAAAATGGCGCTGATTAGTTTTGTTGATGAACAGAAATGACATTCTAATGAAGTCATTCTTGAACTGGGGTTAGACACATTCTCAGGGGATTGTTTCTGTAGTTGTTAGACATAATGTTTTCAACtttttgtacaaaataaaatttaataaaggggGAGAatgaaactctgtcaggctttcaaggctgatgttagccctttgaggctGGACAGGTTAGGAAACAGACcccacaaggactactggaactcaaTTTTCACAGGGGTTATTAACAGAGGTTTGGAAGTCTGGCAGAGATTCTCTCTCACTCTTCCACCCTCCCATACCAAGGAGAAACAGGTCAGGTTAATCTTGAAttattttctccctccttccctccctccctccttccttctaggGCTAACCTAGTGTTTATGTAACAACTTTTGAATGCCTTTTCCGAGGCCATCTCCATAATTCTCTACAATGGAGGAGAATTACGGTAAAACAGCAAGGTGGTATCTTTCCTAACATCACCATTGTCTCTGAAAACCACAGAAGACTCAAGTCCTGTCTTTGCTTTATGTTTTATTTGGGGTGGCTCTTGATGTCCAAATTTTCTAAGAGTCTGACAAAATATTTCTTgaatttctctttgtttttcaggCTGAGCTTCAAATGTCATCATGCAGAGATGAAGAAGACTGTAGGAGAAGGTGCAACCTTTTTATGCCAATATTTGTGACAATTTCATCCTTAGCTAAAGAAGGAGAAATGTAGAGTCCTTGTCATTCATTTTGGTTGAGACCTTCAATTCTGCATGGACCTCAAACTACATTTGGAAAGAAAGTTGGGATTCATGATTATCAATTATCCATTGGAGACCCTTAGGTGCATTATTTCCTGATTATATTCTAATTCAGGCATGGTGTTTATTGACTTGAAAAAATGTTGGCTGGAGAGCAAGGAAACGAGACAGGCATCACCAAATTCATCCTCTTGGGTTTGGGGAATCACACAGAATTgtggccttttcttttcttagtctTCCTGGTGATTTATCTTGTGACAATAACTGGAAACATTCTCATCATTGTGCTAGTTGCAGTGGACCAACACCTTCAtacccccatgtacttcttcctaaGAAACTTGTCCTGTCTTGAGATCTGCTATACCTCAACTATCTTGCCAAAAATGTTGAGCAATCTGTTAACTGGAGACAGAACGATTACTGTGAGTGGGTGCCTCTGCCAATATTATTTCTTTGGCTCTTGTGTGGGCGTAGAAACATTTCTTCTTGCAGCAATGTCTTATGACCGTTACTTAGCAATATGTAGACCTTTGTTCTATGCTTCTGTTATGAACAGGAGACTTTGTTTCCAGCTTACGGCTGGGGCATGGCTAAATGGTGTGATGGCTAATAGCATTGTTATATTTCTCATAGCTCAGTTTTCCTTTTGTGGACCAAATGTGATAGACCATTACTTTTGTGACTTAAGTCCACTTGAAAAATTGTCTTGCAGTGATCCCAGATTGCTTAAAATCATTGTTTTCCTCTTGGCCTTCATTTCTACCCTTGCTCCATTTTTTATGACTGTTAGTTCTTACGTTTGCATCATTGCCAGCATCATAAGAATCCAATCTTCCCTTGGAAGGCAAAAAGCTTTTTCAACCTGTTCCTCTCACCTCATGGTGGTATGTCTTTTTTATGGAACAATTATAATTGTCTATATGTTACCAGACACCCCCACTCTGAGACAGCTTAATAAAATCTTCTCCATCTTTTATACAGTCCTGACTCCTCTGGCCAATCCCCTCATCTACACTTTAAGAAATAAAGAAGTTCACAAAGCCTTAAGGCGGGTTTTGGGCAAATTGACACATTTTTTTGGAAGGGGTTGTTTGCAGACATTCCTTGTCCTTCAGTAGTAAGCAGCTGTAAGTAGTATGTAGTAAGTAGTAAGTAATTTTGAGGACAGTTGCTAAACCAGAGACAGTTATCAAAGACAGCAGAGCTACtcatctcctcttcctttccgTCATGATgaatggggagggagggacttATATTATCCATTTTGTATGTTACTCATGATTATTTTGTAGGCTTAGGGGCAATGTAGCTTGAcatgctgatttttcttttccattttggtACAAATTTTAAAAGTCATCAGTTTTGTATTTCAGAGATACAAAATGGATGTATATTGTGGAACGTCGAAACAGGGCTGTGGACTTCCATGGGTGGCTTAGCTCAGTTCCAAAAACTGATTCTATTAAGTTTTTCTAGGTCTGTCTAAAGCTTGCCTTATCCACTTCTTGGAAACCTTCCCTCAACATGTTTTCTTTCCAAATGGCATCCGATTGCCCCATTTCTGATAGTTTTAATCTTCACAGTCTATCAATTTCTTAAAATTTCTTGGCTGCCACCTCCCTCTTTATAATGTTTCCAATGCGTGTTAATAATATGAGTTCCCTCCAATGTGTGTTAATAATATGAGTTGCCTAAGATGTTTTTAGAGGAAAATACTTCCAAAAGTCAGGTTCTTGAATATTTCAGTCTTCTTATTTATCAAGTTTTAGAATTGTATCTGTTATGTTTGAGAGCCAtcctgtacattttttttaaatggctactTTTAATATGGTAATAAACATTTCTTGTACAAGCAAGgtcttattttataattttgtattgGTAAGGAAGGAAGCAGTAGCCACAAATAATTTAATTAGGTATCTTTAATGCTTCTGATTATGACCTTTCAGGTCAATCTGGACTTCTGTTGACCCCAAGGATcgctccatgcagttttcttagtaacatgttggaaggggtttgccagtaccttcttcccagggctgcaGGAGAGTGATTGGACCATCGTCACCAAGTTGTTGAAGGGTAGACTAGAACACTTTGTCACCTCACTCCTAATTCAGTGCCTGTAGCCACTACATTATGGACTCTTTCTTTGATACTAGTCTAGAGTAAGGACATACTGTTATCGCAATTTGCCAGTATCATTTATACTAAGTTAATTAAAGCAGTGTGATGGATTTCaggccagaggaaggaggaagcattatattccaaggagataagcattctcacagccTTGAGAACCTTGACTGTCAGACAAAGAGAGTTAGAGTAGTCCTGCCTTAGAGTTCCTGGGGTATTTACctttaggttagttaggataggtttagtctgacaagattctCTTTTatggtaaaaacaataaatattccaACTAGAAGTGGAATATCGGCTCAGCATGGTCCTTTGCTCAATCCCTTGACAAGCAGaatcttttttaaataatttgagaTGCAGTTTCCCAGATTTCTCCCCATCTGGCCTCAGTTGCCATTTTTATTAAGCTGTCAACTCATTCACCTGCTGATTTCTCACCCATTCTTTCCAAGCTTCCCCACAATCTTGCACACGCATTACAAGTTTTCTCCTTGTCCTCTTTGAGTGTTCACTTGTATTCCCTCAGTTCCTCAGAGCTCCAACTCATCTGTTCTTCAACGAgatctcctttttttctctgaatgcTCAGAACCTGTTTCGTATGTCAGGGCCTCAAAGCTATTTCTGAGTTTCAGTGCCGAGAATACGTTCTGTGTCCCTTATTTCTGATGTTCACTCTCAGTTACATGGCTTACTCTTGTGAGTTAATTATCTTCCCTAGGAAGATTGCTGATACTGTCAGTTCCTATTGCAGTGACAGTTTGGTCTAATAATTGTCACACCTCACAATGTGGCAGTTCACACTGGGAAGCCCgtgagacttacttctgagcaCTTTAAGTGATTTGTCCTGTGGGTAATATTCAACTGTGCAGAGTTGGcatgatttttttcagaagtcaTAGATACACTGTTTGTACATTTCTGGAAATTCTTTCTACTTCCTGACTGAATTTCCTGCAAGTCCAGACAAAATTACATCTTCTTATTTCTAAAATTACATGAAGGATTTACTTGTCAATTTTATAAGTAaacctttatatatatatgtatatgtatatgtatgtgtatatgtatatgtatatgtgtatgtatgtatgtgtgtgtgtgtatgtatgtgtatgtatgtatgtatgtgtatgtatgtgtatgtatgtatgtatgtgtgtgtatgtgtgtgtatatatatatatatatatatatgaaataaaaaaaatacgtGGCAAGCAAACACTATCTCAGTCCTTCAATATTTTAGTGATTTCATATGAACTGTAATTATGTCTCACTCTTttctatttatatatcaaatatcaaatatcaaatatatacatatacatatacacatagatATTTATAACATGTCCAGTATACCAGAAGAATGATGACATCTCTAGTAGAACGTCCTAggcattttaaaattcagtccAGACTCTCCTCATATGCTATGCAATTTGATGGTCTAGTTGATTATAAGATCAACTTCATTTAGAAatacatttagaaaagaaaaagagaggagagggaggggaggggaagggaggggaaaagaaataaaatgcagcgTACAGTGTAGGGTGTGGAGAGATGAGATACCAAACCACAGTCATTTTCAACATATCTAACAAAGCAACTGTTACTGGCTCTGGATTTGAAAAAATCATCTTCCTTGGCAATCATGATGCAGAACATTCTCTGCTGTCTCTTATGTAACATTTACATGTGCTGTTCTCAATGTTTTTCCATGCTGTGAGTTGCTCTGAATGTTCTACCGAATCCGAGAAACTGGTTCACTATAGTTGTCCAATATTTCCTCTCTCTTCACTTTCAGGCCAATTATTTGTTTGAACCAATCCATGGACACAAAATGTCATATGGTTGTGTTCAGATATTGTACATATACGTATATTCttggaataaaaattaatatcttattacacacccacccacacatacacacacacacatgctgtatATGGAAATTAACAGCAATTAAGCCACATCAAAGGATGTGTTGTCAGAAGGTTCAGAGTTGCCTGGAGCCCAGTTTTTCTGGTAATATTTCTGAAAGTAGTACTTTTGGAAACTGGTACATGCATGAATGTAGCACAACTTGCTGCAGGGATGTttttgtcagatccccccaatcaaggATTTTGCGAAaccccttatcagggcatctcccatcatttcctgctCCAGGGAATGGAATCCATGTTgccaggtgggagggggtgtgaagttggagtgtgagctggtttattatggctataaGAAAACATGAAGGACTCGGAACTGAGATACGCCAGAAGTACCATctagatgggagggggagtgacgtggttcatgggaaaggggactagctaaggaaaagtagttttaagttaggtttgcaTGGGAAaactttatttgcagcttgccttctttactgttcattatgcttcattaaaaccgttaaaggaatcccagtctcctggactgtgattgtgtgaatgctcgaatgatcaggtgctgacatcaaGCTGTGAATCATTAAGTTTCAAAGACTCTTCCTAAGCCAGTAACTTAGCTGAGAGTTATCGAAAAATGCCTAAACACAGAAAATCCCAGGCTAAGCCGTCTTCACCTTTGCCATCCTCAGAAAGGaccgtgctgtatgccaaagtggccGAGGAGAAGattgagatggaggagagctcGGGAAGCAGGGACAGCAATTGTGAGATAGAGCCCCATCTCAACACTACCAAGCTGGAAAATGCCCTCCGCTCCCTCAGTTTTCTAAGAGAGCCGCAAACACCAAGCGTGATAATAGAGGAGCCACAGgtgggtccttcccagcccagtgactgggaagaaggagagagagcccCTCCAGTGGTAGAGGCTCAAGTTAGAGTGAGGAGCCCGGGGTCGCATGGGTTGATATCAGACCCCATTGAGACTCCACAAGAGATGAGGGCCATGGAGGTGAGGATGCCTGCTATGGAAATGATACTGCAGCAGGTGTCGAAAACCCCtgagaccatggcatacccccTGGCAGAGATCTTGACTCAGCTAACCAGATTGGCCTCACCAGACTCACGAGGAGGGAGGTGTACCCTATCTCTGACCCGGGATGTTGATTCCCCAGTGAGGTGCCAGAGGAGTGGAGGCCACCAGGAGAGCCAAGGTGAGTGGGGAAGTTGCATCCAGTGGAGCAACTCTGGCAGTGAACACAAAGGACATACAGgttaaatttgatggggatccaagaCAGTTAGCATTTTTCTTAACCAAAGTGTCCATCTATATGACGGAGAATGGGTCTTGcttccccactgagtacaagaaagtaaGCCAGGTCAGCACCAGGCTTCAGGGACCTGCGGTGGAACTGCATAATGTTTGTGCAACTGCAACTGCATAATGCCATGGCCCCAGAGCTGAATAACCTTTTACTCatcacatattattattattagattattaaattttatatatgtacttatataaataatacacccacaccacacacacacacagacacactataTATAGTACTTTTAGAAAGCTATGGCATAATTGTGCCATATTGAAATTGCTTTGTAAGGCATTAGGGAATGTaaacagca includes:
- the LOC134496367 gene encoding olfactory receptor 11A1-like, with translation MLAGEQGNETGITKFILLGLGNHTELWPFLFLVFLVIYLVTITGNILIIVLVAVDQHLHTPMYFFLRNLSCLEICYTSTILPKMLSNLLTGDRTITVSGCLCQYYFFGSCVGVETFLLAAMSYDRYLAICRPLFYASVMNRRLCFQLTAGAWLNGVMANSIVIFLIAQFSFCGPNVIDHYFCDLSPLEKLSCSDPRLLKIIVFLLAFISTLAPFFMTVSSYVCIIASIIRIQSSLGRQKAFSTCSSHLMVVCLFYGTIIIVYMLPDTPTLRQLNKIFSIFYTVLTPLANPLIYTLRNKEVHKALRRVLGKLTHFFGRGCLQTFLVLQ